A part of Leptospirales bacterium genomic DNA contains:
- a CDS encoding RluA family pseudouridine synthase, whose product MILSGQWVVADEDEGLRLDQWLASCLGDRSSRSQIQRCIDLGLVSGPGEVKASRQVRAGECYELASAPPAISELQAVDLGLQFVYEDPYLAVLHKPPGIAVHPGPGDSRPSIVHGLLHVWKERWSAAFADAPELASRPGVVHRLDRDTEGLLAVARDPVTHRKMSRLFAERQVQKIYFAWLLAAPQPSAGRIELALSRRAHDRRGMRVDPAGRLAITEYRVRDTIASRHGRKYSAVDLSILTGRTHQIRVHLAHLGAPVVGDPIYSRSAAQYERFGMLLLARKLAFEHPHTGEMLQFELALPERFLEFNRKAEYL is encoded by the coding sequence ATGATATTGAGCGGGCAATGGGTGGTGGCAGACGAAGATGAGGGTCTGCGTCTGGATCAGTGGTTGGCATCATGCCTGGGCGACCGAAGCAGTCGCAGCCAGATCCAACGCTGCATCGACCTCGGTCTGGTCAGCGGACCCGGAGAAGTCAAAGCCAGCAGGCAGGTTCGCGCCGGGGAATGCTATGAGCTTGCCAGCGCCCCGCCGGCCATCAGCGAACTGCAGGCCGTGGACCTTGGCCTGCAGTTTGTCTACGAAGACCCTTACCTGGCAGTCCTGCATAAGCCGCCGGGGATTGCTGTGCATCCAGGACCCGGCGATTCGCGCCCCAGTATCGTCCATGGCCTGCTTCACGTCTGGAAGGAACGCTGGAGCGCTGCCTTTGCCGATGCCCCGGAACTTGCGTCGCGCCCGGGCGTTGTGCATCGCCTGGATCGAGACACCGAAGGCTTGCTGGCCGTGGCCCGCGATCCGGTCACACATCGGAAAATGTCGCGCCTCTTTGCCGAGCGGCAAGTGCAGAAAATCTATTTTGCCTGGCTGCTTGCTGCGCCGCAACCCTCAGCGGGTCGCATCGAACTGGCCCTCTCTCGTCGAGCTCATGATCGCCGCGGGATGCGCGTCGATCCGGCGGGAAGGCTGGCCATAACCGAATACAGGGTCCGCGATACAATCGCTTCCCGCCACGGACGAAAGTATTCAGCAGTCGACCTTTCCATTTTGACTGGCCGGACGCATCAGATTCGAGTTCATTTAGCGCACCTGGGCGCGCCGGTGGTTGGCGACCCGATCTACTCGCGCTCGGCGGCGCAGTACGAGCGTTTTGGCATGCTGCTCTTGGCTCGCAAGCTGGCCTTTGAACATCCGCACACCGGCGAGATGCTGCAATTTGAGCTCGCTTTGCCCGAGCGTTTTCTCGAATTCAACCGTAAGGCCGAATATCTCTGA